GGCCATCCTGCTGGGGCTGCTCGCCGAGTCCGAGTATCCCGTCGTCGGCGACCCGCTTTCCTCCGCCGTACGGCGAGGCCTGGACCTCTATCTGGACCTGCTGGCCGAGGGCGGCGAGCGGCGGCCGCGCACGCTCGCCCTGCTCTACCTGCTCTCGCACTTCCCCGACGACCGTGACCGGATCATGGCCGCCGTCGAGCCGCTCGGCCTGGACGAGGACGACCTGAGCAGGCTCGACCGGAACCTGCGGGACCTGGATCCGAGGGATCCCGGCCTGGGCCGGGTGTGGCCGTCGCCGTCGGTGTGGAAGCTGACCGAGGAGGAGCTCCGGTACGACAGGGAGCGGATCAAGGGCCTCACCACCCGGCAGATCATCACGAACTGGGAGAACGACACCCGGACCATCCTCGGGTACTCGGGGGCCAAGGCGTACTGGGCCGTCCGGCACGGCATGCCGGCCCCGCTCCCGCCGGAACCCGGCTCCTACGACCCGCCCGCCGCCCCCGAGCTGGACCTGGAGGCCTTCACCCGGCACGCGGACCTGCTGCTCTGCCCGGCCTGTCACGGCGGCCTGACGTTCCGGGCCGGCCAGGCCCGATGCGATGCCTGCTCCGTGACCTATCCCGTCGCGCGGGGCATCCTCGACCTCTCGGCGGGCGTCAAGGACACCACCTTCGGCGCGGAGGCCGCGTCGGACGAGGCGACGGCGGATCTGCTCCAGAAGCTGTCGGAGATGCCCAGCATGGGCCTGTACTACGAGGCCGTGCTCCGCCCGGCCTTCCTGCGGATCGCCGGCGCGAACTGGGGCGACGCGATGACGCCGGAGGACGAGGACGACCACATCGCCAGGCACCTGTCCGGTACGGAGGGGCCGGTGCTCGACCTGGCCGCGGGCGCGGGCAGGTGGACCGCGGTGGTGGCCGGGGTGGTCGGCGCCGACCGGCTGATCGCGCTGGACATGGGGCTGCCGATGCTGACCGTGTTGCGCGGCAGGCTGCCCGAGGTGCCCGCGGTCCGGGCAAGCGCGCTGCGGCTGCCCTTCGAGGACGCCTCGATGGGCGCGGTGAACTGCTGGAACGCCCTGCAGGCCTTCCCCGACGACGCCGCGAAGGCGATCGCGGAGGTGGGCCGCGTCCTGCGTCCCGGCGGGATCCTCACGATGATGACCTACCTCTTCGACCCCGACCCCGTCGCCCGGCACTTCCAGGCCTCCCACTTCTTCCCCAGCCGCCCCGAGGGGATGCTGCTCTTCGAGCGCGAGGAGATCCGCGGCTGGCTGGCCGAGGCGGGCATGAGGGTCCGGCACATGTCCGGGCCGGGCACCTTCGTCCTCGTCACGGCCGAACGGGAAGGCTGAGCCGCGCGCGACGGCACCTTCGTGACTCCGCCGCCGTGACTTTCACCGGCGTGACTTTCACCGCTGTGACTTTCACCGGCGTGACTTCCGCCGCTGTGACCTCGCCGCGTGAAAAAGACCGGAGGGTGTCTCTTTTGTTGCGCCGCTTTTCCGGGAATTCGGCACAGCATTTCCAGAGATGCGCCACCGGGCGCCGGAGCCGGACGATAAGCGCGATCGCGGTTCGGGAAAACGCGAAAAGACATTCGGTCGCCGACCCCGCTTTCCGGAGAGGATCGCACGTGAGCAGGCCAGTCCAAGAATTGGTGGAACCGCACGCCAGGGAACGGCCGGAGGCGGTCGCGGTGGACGAGGGCGGCACCCGCCTCTCGTACCGCGAGCTCGGCACCCGGTCGGCCGCGGTCGCCCACGCGTTGCGCGCGGTGGAGGGCAGGCCGGTGGCGGTGCGAATGCCGCGGGGGGCGGGACAGGTCGTCGCGGTGCTCGGGGCGCTGAGGGCCGGCGCGTACGTGGTCTGCCTGGGCGCGGGCGACGTGGGTGACCGGGGCAGGGCTATGCTCGGCGAGCTCGGGCCCGCCGCCCTGGTGGGAGCCGACGACGCGCTGGCCCGGTGGTTCCGGGACGAGCTGGGCGGCGAGGTCGTCGACCCGGCCCGCCTGGCCGGGGCTCCCGCGGCACCGGCCGGGCGCGACCAGGCTCATCCGGCCAAGGCTTCGGCGGCACCGGCCGGGCGGGACCAGGCTCGTCCGGCCGGGGCTTCGGCGGCGCCGATCGGGCGCGACCAGGCTCGTCCGGCCGGGGCTCCGTCCGCGTCGGCCGGGCGCGACCCGGCCCACGTGACCGACGCTTCGGCGGTGCCGGCCGGGCGCGACCCGGCCGACCGTGCCTATGTCGCCTACACCTCGGGCACGACCGGTAGGCCCAAGGGCATCCCGCACACCCACGGGACCCTCTCCCAGTTCGTCACCTGGTTCGCCGGGGAGTTCGGCATCGGCCCCGGGTCCCGGGTGGCGCAGTGGGCGATGCCCGGATACGACGCGAACCTCATGGAGATCTTCGCCGCCCTCACGGCGGGGGCGACCCTCTGCCCGGTGCCGGAACGGATCAGGACCAACCCGGAGCGGATCGTCGACTGGCTCGCGGCCGAGCGGATCACCCACTTCCAGACGGTCCCCAGCTTCGCCCGCACCTGCCGCCACGTCCTGCGGGAACTCCCCGACCTCGGCCACCTGCTGCTGGCGGGGGAGCCGC
This region of Streptosporangium sp. NBC_01495 genomic DNA includes:
- a CDS encoding class I SAM-dependent methyltransferase yields the protein MSVSTARTSDAGLVVEFVTAPPGLVEERYRRLVGELWHEGVATDLALPAVPELVAAMGHADEDRQGYLAILLGLLAESEYPVVGDPLSSAVRRGLDLYLDLLAEGGERRPRTLALLYLLSHFPDDRDRIMAAVEPLGLDEDDLSRLDRNLRDLDPRDPGLGRVWPSPSVWKLTEEELRYDRERIKGLTTRQIITNWENDTRTILGYSGAKAYWAVRHGMPAPLPPEPGSYDPPAAPELDLEAFTRHADLLLCPACHGGLTFRAGQARCDACSVTYPVARGILDLSAGVKDTTFGAEAASDEATADLLQKLSEMPSMGLYYEAVLRPAFLRIAGANWGDAMTPEDEDDHIARHLSGTEGPVLDLAAGAGRWTAVVAGVVGADRLIALDMGLPMLTVLRGRLPEVPAVRASALRLPFEDASMGAVNCWNALQAFPDDAAKAIAEVGRVLRPGGILTMMTYLFDPDPVARHFQASHFFPSRPEGMLLFEREEIRGWLAEAGMRVRHMSGPGTFVLVTAEREG
- a CDS encoding AMP-binding protein, with amino-acid sequence MSRPVQELVEPHARERPEAVAVDEGGTRLSYRELGTRSAAVAHALRAVEGRPVAVRMPRGAGQVVAVLGALRAGAYVVCLGAGDVGDRGRAMLGELGPAALVGADDALARWFRDELGGEVVDPARLAGAPAAPAGRDQAHPAKASAAPAGRDQARPAGASAAPIGRDQARPAGAPSASAGRDPAHVTDASAVPAGRDPADRAYVAYTSGTTGRPKGIPHTHGTLSQFVTWFAGEFGIGPGSRVAQWAMPGYDANLMEIFAALTAGATLCPVPERIRTNPERIVDWLAAERITHFQTVPSFARTCRHVLRELPDLGHLLLAGEPLTGELAGDLRALLPAVRLVNLYGPTESILATWFEVDGPVRGAVPVGGPVPGRRVLVVDGDDGPCPAGVTGEIVILGRHVTPGYVGASAKERSAFRPLAGLPLPTYRTGDRGRWREDGVLEFRGRGDSQVKFNGSRLELADLEETLAAQGSVAECAVRAEVDADGLVTRLVAYIVPRDPGAARAAWRGAVRRTFGDAMPPLVFKIFKELPRNAGGKVDRSRLEKNGDPARN